The Natrinema pellirubrum DSM 15624 region GCGAGCCGTCGAGGCCGTAGACCCGCCCTGCGTCCTTCGTGTCCCGCAGGGCGCGGCCGGCGTAGCCGCTCCCGCAGCCGAGATCGAGGACGGTGTCACCGGACTCGATCGGCATCCGTGCGAGCGCGTGTTTTGCGGTGTGCCAGTGTCGTTCTTCCATGCCTCTATCCCGACCGCTGGCCGCCCAGTCGTCGAACTCCTCGCGAACGCTCATATCCACAAGCGTCGCGCCGCGACCCTAAACGCGTTCGCATCGAGACGGAAGCAACCTCGATGGAACGGGACAGCAGTAGCCTAGGGGTATCGATGGGACGACGATCACCGGTATCGGCGATCGTTCTCACTGCCACGAGAACCACCGACAGACTCTTTAGGCTGGCCTAAAAAGTAGCAGGCGAAGGGTCGTCGGATCGAAATCCGTGGGCATCCGGATTTCGCCTCGACGTTCGGTGAGTCGCACTGTCCCACCCCTCGCCAGTTTTTCAGACCCTTCCACCGCTTCCGACTTCCCCGGGAGAGACATCCGCACGCTTAAGGGAGTTCCCGGAGTTGTTGCGGCCAGTATGGAGTATACGCTCGAGATAGACGGGACACCGGCAACCATACCGGGCGGCACCGGGGTACTCCTGTTGCATCCGAGTACCGGCGAGACCGACCGTATCGACACCGACTTCTTCAAGACCGATACCGACAACTTCCTCGTCGTCTCCACCCGAACCACCGCCCGCGAAGTCAGACAGAAACTCGAGTACTACGATGTCGACGAGGAGCAGGCCGAGATCCTGGACACGCTGAGCATCGAACGCGGCTACTCCCGGCGCTCCTCCGATACCGTCCACTACGTCGCTGCCCCCGACGACGTCGACGGCATCGTCGATCACATCGAGGGCTTCCTCGCGGAACACGACGGCAAACGCCGCATCAGTATCGACTCCGTCACGGAACTCGCCTACTACGCCGGCGACGAGCAGGCCCTCGAGGCCGTCGACCGGATCCTCGAGTTGCTCGCCGAGTACGACGCGGTCGGACTGTTCCACCTCGCCAAGGACCCCCACGACGCGGACCTGGTCGACCGGTTCCGCGACCGGTTCGACGGCGTGATTGACCTCGACGAGGACGGCAGCATCGACGCCGACTTCTGAGCGGCGAGCAGCGGTGAGTTCGGGTTCCCGATCACAGAAAAGCGTCGCAGCGTGGCGCGTGCCGTGTCATGACTCGCGTGGCCGATCGAGTACAGGCATCTAGTTGCTGACAGCCGACGCCAAACGAACTAGTTCTCGAGCGACTCGAAGGTCGTCTCGGCCCACTGGATGGCGTACTCGGGGCCGTGATCGAGGTAGGCTTCGGTGTCGAGCGCGGCGAAGGGTGCCGGCAACTCGATCGCGTGCTTGATCGCCGCACACGCCAGTTCCGTCGCGTCGGCGAAGTCGGTGTCGCCGCGTGCGACCGCCCGCGGCAGGTCCGAAACGCGGTCCTCGAGGCGGGTCCCTGCGTCCTGCCAGGCGTCGGCGAGGTCGGGGTGGTTGTCGTGCCACTCGGCGAATACCTCTCGGGTCTGCAGTCCGACCCAGCCGTCGTACAGCGCCGCGGCGACCTGATAGGTGCCGTTCGGGTCCAGTTCGACCGCCCGGTCGAGGTCGGGATAGGACTCCTCGAAGAAGCCGATGAAGTGTTCCGGAACGCCGAGATCGAGTTGGACCAGTGCCTCGGCGATCAGGAAGTCGATGAAGGCGTCGGGCGAGCCCTCGACACGCGGTTTGACCAGCACGAGCGGGGGCTCGGTCTGGCGGGTCCAGGCGACGCTACCGTCGCCCGGCATCCCGATCGTCAGCTCCGAACTCGCGTAACGAGCGAGCAGCGTCGGTGCGTCCTCGGGCAGCCACGCTGCCGGGTAGCTCGCGGGCTCGAGCGAGTCGACGACCAGCCCCAGATCCTCCGCGCGTGCCGGGTTCAACGTCTCGAAGTCGCGTTCGCAGTTGAGGACCCGAACGTCGGGTGCGTGGCTCTCGCGGACGGCGTCGACCGCCGCCGAGAGCGCACGGGCCTCGAACATCAGGCGAGTGCGGTCTGGAAGACGAGCAGGATCGACAGTAGCGCCGATACTCCGACCGTCGCGAGAACGACCTTGGTTGCGGTACTCATGTTCGAGGGGTCGTAGCCGCGTCGTTTAAATCCATCTTTCTTCGTTCGGAGACGGCCCTCGAGCGGCTACAGTGGATTCGACGGTCACACCGAAGTTGCCTGAGACTCCGTCGTCGGATCGCCGCAGTACGACCTGTTGGAGAGCCGGATTGTGGGCATCGTTTCCAATGGAACGGGTTTCACTGTGTGAGAGAGCCACGAAGGAGACGACAGGTGAATTACAATCGAAACGGAGGGGTGTCGGATGCCGTGTCACTCGTCGTCGGCGTCTCGCCACGAGTCCGGTACGTCGATCACGTAGCGGCCGTCCTCCTGAAGCGAGATGATGTATTCCTCGCGGTTGTACAGCTCCATCAGGTTGAGTTCGTACTGACCCGGGCGGACGATTTTGATGCTCTCGAACTGTTCGTTGAGTTCCGCCCGGAGTTCCTCGATCGACGGGCGCTGGCCGCTCGGCTCCTGAACGACCCGTCCGTGGTCCGGTGGCGTGTCGGCGGCGTCGGTCACGGGTGAGGAGTCGCCCGTGGCATCGGTGCCGGGATGGGACTCGTCGCCACTCTCGGTCTCGAGTCGGGGTTCGTCACCCTCGTGTGCCGGCAGTTCGTCCGTGGGAACGACCTCGCTTCGGGCATCGGCCTGTGCCGTGTTCTCATCGTCGGCGTACGTCGTCGTCGGGCCCTCTGTCGGCCGGCTCGAGCCGTCCGACGACCGATCGGACCGGTCAGTGTCGTCACCCGTCCGATCCGCCGGCGGGTCGGAGCGGTCCGCGGGCCGGCGTGCCGTCTCCGGCCATTCGTCGAATTCCCCTGCGGAACCGGCATCGCTGCCGGTTGCCGGCTCCGAGCCGTCCGTCTCGGCGGCCCCGCTCGAGGGCCAGGAACCGTCGTCCGCAGTCGGTTCCGTGTCCGCGGTCGGTTCCGTATCCGCCGGTCGTCGGTGGTCGGCATCGTCCGATTCGGCGTCGTCGGCCGAACCGGCGGACATCAGGTTCCGGACGGTTTCGGCGGCTCGAGTCGCGACGCCGTCCGGGGACTCGGTGTCGCTCGAGTCCGGTGACGATCCGGCGTCGACTGCCCCTGAACCGTCGGTTTCGGCCTCCGTCGAGGCCGACGAATCGGCTGCGGCCGTCGTGGTCGGCGCGAACTGGAACTTGTTCCCGCCGCAGTCGGGACAGCCCGACAGCATCTCCTTCGAGCCGTCGGCGAATTGCCGGCCACAGTTCGTACACTGATGGGGCATTAGTTGCGGGACACGAGCGCGCTGATGAGCGTTTCGTCCTTGTGGAGCGTCTCGATCTGGTTGGCCGGGCCGATCACCGTCAGTTTCGCTTCCGTCTCGTTGCTGCCCATGATTCGGCCCAACAGCGACGAGTCGCGGGTCTCGGATTTGGGATAGGTCTCGATCTCGATCCCGTTGAACTCGTCGGGACTGATCTCGGCCATCGTCACCTCGATGAGTCGGCTCTCCTCGTCGGGCGTTAGCCCCTCCTCTAAGATGACGATGTTGCCGTCGTGGACGCCGTCGAGGATCATCCTGATCTTCTCCATCGTCGCCATGCCGGCCATGCGTTCGCCGCTGATCAGGTCGATCTGGACGCCGTCGGGGGCATCGGCATCGTCCGCGTTAGTTGCTTTTGGCATCGGTGGTCACCCGAAGTACTCCGCGATGTTGTCGTAGACTTCGTCCATGTTGTCCCCCTCTTTGGCCGACAGGGGGATGGTCTTGTGTTGGGGGAACGCGTCTTCGATCCGTTTGACGCTCGAGTCGTCGAGGTCGGTCTTGTTCGCGAAGATGAGAACGGGGAGATCGCGCGATTCGATGATGCCGATCAGCATCGTGTTGACCTGTGTGATCGGATCCTCGGCGCTGTCTAAGACGTAGATGACGCCGTCGACGTCCTCGCGCAGCCAGTGCATCGCCTCGGCGACGCCTTCGGTCGCTTCGCGGGAGCGACGGATGGCGTCTTCCTCGTCCATATCGTCGGTGAACTCCTCGTAGTCGACCTTCGTCGTCACGCCGGGCGTGTCGACGATATCGATGGTCACCGTCTTGCCGTCGCGTTCGATCTCGACGTTTTCTTTCCGGCGTGCGCGTCGCGTCTCGTGCGGGACGTGACTCTCCGCGCCGACCGCGTCACCGGTCCAGTCACGCGCGATGCGGTTCGCGAGCGTCGTCTTTCCAGCGTTGGGCGGACCGTAGATACCGATTCGTTTGGGCTCCTGTTCCGAAAACAGGCGATCCGTTGCCCGAGAGATACTATCTTTGAGTTCTGTGAACAGTCCCATCTGTGGGGCCTCCAGCACCGCGGGGTGCAGTTGCGCGTACTACAAACTGAACTCACTTAAGCCTACGTCAGACATGTAGACAATTCGATGACCGGGAGTT contains the following coding sequences:
- a CDS encoding DUF7090 family protein; this translates as MEYTLEIDGTPATIPGGTGVLLLHPSTGETDRIDTDFFKTDTDNFLVVSTRTTAREVRQKLEYYDVDEEQAEILDTLSIERGYSRRSSDTVHYVAAPDDVDGIVDHIEGFLAEHDGKRRISIDSVTELAYYAGDEQALEAVDRILELLAEYDAVGLFHLAKDPHDADLVDRFRDRFDGVIDLDEDGSIDADF
- a CDS encoding DUF7089 family protein; the encoded protein is MFEARALSAAVDAVRESHAPDVRVLNCERDFETLNPARAEDLGLVVDSLEPASYPAAWLPEDAPTLLARYASSELTIGMPGDGSVAWTRQTEPPLVLVKPRVEGSPDAFIDFLIAEALVQLDLGVPEHFIGFFEESYPDLDRAVELDPNGTYQVAAALYDGWVGLQTREVFAEWHDNHPDLADAWQDAGTRLEDRVSDLPRAVARGDTDFADATELACAAIKHAIELPAPFAALDTEAYLDHGPEYAIQWAETTFESLEN
- a CDS encoding OapC/ArvC family zinc-ribbon domain-containing protein, with translation MPHQCTNCGRQFADGSKEMLSGCPDCGGNKFQFAPTTTAAADSSASTEAETDGSGAVDAGSSPDSSDTESPDGVATRAAETVRNLMSAGSADDAESDDADHRRPADTEPTADTEPTADDGSWPSSGAAETDGSEPATGSDAGSAGEFDEWPETARRPADRSDPPADRTGDDTDRSDRSSDGSSRPTEGPTTTYADDENTAQADARSEVVPTDELPAHEGDEPRLETESGDESHPGTDATGDSSPVTDAADTPPDHGRVVQEPSGQRPSIEELRAELNEQFESIKIVRPGQYELNLMELYNREEYIISLQEDGRYVIDVPDSWRDADDE
- a CDS encoding DUF2073 domain-containing protein, whose amino-acid sequence is MPKATNADDADAPDGVQIDLISGERMAGMATMEKIRMILDGVHDGNIVILEEGLTPDEESRLIEVTMAEISPDEFNGIEIETYPKSETRDSSLLGRIMGSNETEAKLTVIGPANQIETLHKDETLISALVSRN
- a CDS encoding Era-like GTP-binding protein → MGLFTELKDSISRATDRLFSEQEPKRIGIYGPPNAGKTTLANRIARDWTGDAVGAESHVPHETRRARRKENVEIERDGKTVTIDIVDTPGVTTKVDYEEFTDDMDEEDAIRRSREATEGVAEAMHWLREDVDGVIYVLDSAEDPITQVNTMLIGIIESRDLPVLIFANKTDLDDSSVKRIEDAFPQHKTIPLSAKEGDNMDEVYDNIAEYFG